The genome window agtgtctggtgtgtgtggagtgtgtgttggAGCACGCAGACCACAGCTTCTGCTCTGTGGGGAAGGCAGCAggtcagaggagggagggactCAGACCCCAACTGAAGACCCTGCAGGAGAAAATGGCTGCCTTTAACGAAGCTGAGCTCACCTGTGACAAAATGGCTGCTCACATCAGGGTGCAGACCCAGAGAGCAGAAAGGCAGATAAAGGAGGAGTTTGAGAAGCTACACTGCTTCCTgagggaggaggaagtggagagacTAGCTGCgctgaaggaggaagaggaggagaagaacaaAAGGATTAAGGAGAGAGTGGACGAGATAAGTGTGATTATGTCATCTCTGTCTGACACAATTATGGCTGTGGAGGAGAAACTGGCAGTGGATGATGTGTCGTTCCTGCAGAGCTACAAAACGACAATGGAGAGAACGCAGAGTGTGCCTGAGGACCCACAGTTGGGCTCAAGAGCACTGATCAACTTGGCCAAACACCTGGGCAACCTCAGTttccaggtctgggagaagatGCAGAAGGCAGTGAAATACACACCTGTGGTTCTAGACCCAAACACTGCACATCCCAGTTTCTATCTATCTGAAGATCTTACCAGCCTAAGATGTGAAGATAAACTACAGAGTCTCCCCGACAACCCAGAGAGGTTTGATATATATCGTGACATCTTGGGTTCAGAGGGGTTCACTTCAGGGACACACTTCTGGGATGTGGAGGTCGGAGAAAGTGATGACTGGAGGGTAGGAGTGGCCAGCGAGTCTGTTAGTAGGAAACCGGAGACAGATAAAGAAAGTGGATTATGGGCTGTTGGGGCATGTAATGGTGAACCTTATAACATGAAGAAAAAGACACAGAGGATTAGAGTTTCCTGGGACAAATGTGAGGTGTCCTTCTTTGGTCTTAGTCCATACATTCACAAACTCAAAACAATTCAGCACAAATGTACAGAGAGGATGTATCCACACTTTTATTTGCACGATGCTCAAACACTGCAGATCCTTCCAGGGAACATCTCTCTGAAGGTGGAAAACCATACTGTATGAACACTTGAATGTAAGAGTTTCCCCATTCAAATTGTTTCTCCTCAGCATAGTGTACAAAGTAACATATTCTCATCAATATGACTTTGGTTGCTTTTGAGATGAAGAATATAATTGCATTGTCATTTAAGACTATGTTGCAGTGTTTTGAAAGctttgaatgtatgtgtgtgtttatgcatatCACTAACCTTTCAATGTAAAAAGATAAAGATTGAAAAAATACATAAATTGATTTATTCTTCAATAAAGGGCAAACATTTTCTGTTTGGAGTGGTTAACTTCCATAATATGGTAGAATTTCAACATTCTTCAATGACCATGCCTGGTGTTGTTGGAGCCCTGTGGAATATGAGGATGGAGAAGCTGCTCCATCACGGTGAAGCTTTGCCTCACCTTGTCTAAATCTCTCAATAGCtccatcctgtcttctctccacGGCCCCATCGGCATCAATAGAAATTCTATTCAAAACCATACGGAAGAAAAGCTAGAAATCAATGGCTTGCATATCACCTGatatcgctgtgtgtgtgtgtgtgtgtgtgtgtgtgtgtgtgtgtgtgcacacgggCCTGTTGTGAGAGAGCAGGTGTGTGGGGCATGAGGCCTGGCCCCACAGGCGTCAACCCTTCTACATGGGAGACGGTAATGAGATTACCCCAGCCTGCAGGACCTCACACAGCAGACAGTGATCAGATTAGGGAAAAGGACACTCCAACGTCATTCCTGTCTGAGAGGAATGAATCTCCTCTGGATTGGCCACCCTCTCTCAGGGTACTGTAACAACACAAGCCAAAGGTAGTAGGCCTACTGTTTTTTCTTGAGCCTTCAGACCCTGAATGTAGCTCTCCTATTTCTCTCTGGCGACTCTGCCTCTGCACACCTCttggagggaacgcaacaccctgctacactcaactccccgtggagtgaaagaggtatgtgattgtaggtgcaggtaaggatgacagaggcagagaatattgccgtttactgggaatttatttccttaacatggtaatgtggggaaaaggggctgggcggaaccaaagcaaagaaagtaaaagttacagtcctctctcctaccttacctgcctacccacctaACCTTAACACCACCTGGCgtgctaaccaaaatacagggggtggtccgcccaggtcttacctagtgtctatagacagagtacatactacgggtatgcccgcaggcctcttgcctaagcactcccaaggtgccttccccttcgggaacaaattaaacagaataatacaaattTAAGGGGAACAATTTCAATAATCAAAAACACTGAGTCCGATTGGCACACACATACCTCAGAAGTAGCGGCTACAAAATACtttcaacaacactgtctctgcacaacaaccaacacaggacatccaAGAAGCTCTCTCTCCTAACAAAGGACCACTGGCTTTTATCCAGCTGCAGAAGGAGTTTGTAATTGCCGACAGCTGTATCCCCTAACGAGAGGGCGGGATCAGACCTCCAATCGtcgatggggccgaccaatcagctgcttcgaatccaggaagccatttcctgaaatacacacatacatatacacaaacaaacccaaaacacagaaaccGGGGAACGTAACACTCTGTGTTCCTGTGTGCCTGCCTGCTAAGCGAATGTGATTGCTTTGGGAATCTTGGCGACACGGCTGTTGGGTGTGTGTGAAGGCTGGTTGGTATGTGTGGAGGCTGGCTGTGTGGAGGCTGTTGGCTGGGTGTGAAAACTGTTGGCTGGGTGTGGAGGCTGGTGGCTGGGTGTGGCAGCTGGTGGGTGGGTGTGGAGTCTAGGGGGTAGGTGTGGAGGCTGGTGGGTGGGAGTGGAGGCTGGGTATGGAGGCTGGTTGGTGTGTGGAGGCTGGTGGGTGGGTGTGGAAGGGGGATGGAGATGGTGGACATAGGAGGATTGATCGTGTCACTTTGATGGATTAGTGCTCTCATTTCTTGCTCCAGCGATTAAGTCACCTGCCCAGGAGACAGAAAAAAAACGCCTGCTGCGAAATGCTGATGCTAGACTTACTCACCGATTATGTCACTGCATCAATGCTAAGCAGAGCTCCAGAAAGTCAGAGGGCCTCCGTGAATAATACGCCAGAGTCCCCTCAGAGAGGAAGGAAGCAGATTTCATGGAATCAGTTGGCTTAGTAAAATACTCCCACTTCTCTCTTTTATTTATCTGAGGTATTCACTAGCAGGGTATTTAcaaccctcctccccacctccccttacacacacacacacacacacacacacacacacacacacacacacacacacacacacacacacacacacacacacacacacacacacacacacacacacacacacacacacacacacacacacacacacactgtagatcCCCAACCCAACTCTCTTACCATCAAGCAGTGCCCTCCCTCACTATAATGAGATTCTTCTCTTCACATGCAGCCCATCTTCATTTGTTCAGTGGTGAATTCTCTGGCTGTTAAAATGAAGGATTGACTGTACAGGTTGTCTGACTTTTATCTTTTTCCCTGATTCATGTTCAGGGAGAGGTATAACCAGTGTATCTTGTCATTCTTCCATCTGAGACAAACATATCTAACCATCAccagtgaggagaggagggagaatagACGCATCATCGTATGAGGGTCATCCCATACCTTGACAGGGACATTACTGTACCAAGAGAGATGATTGCATTAGGGTTTATGGGCTATTACAGTAGAAGCTATGGCATCAGGTGACCATGCTCTCTTCATGCAGTCAAACGATGCCATGGTAACATCCATCTATCCCACAACACTTTAGCACTGGTTTCATGTTACATAAATGTGATTAAGGAgggcattttttttatttctctttTATTACCACTTCTGAAAACACATAATATTGTTCTCCGTGATAGCCCCATCTTCCGTAAAGGGCCCATTTCATAAGTTAAGTGGCTTGTCTGGTTCGATTTAGAGCTCTCTATGTTAGAGAGGGACATTTGTGTTTTTGCCAGTTTCAGCATGTTTCTAATGACAGACCCAGTCAGACATCTGGAAATATTCACTTGCTATATTATATTGTGCATTGTCATCATAATGAGACTGGACTTTATGCCTAGCAGCGGCTTCAAGTGTATTATTCCCCTCCTTCTTCCTGTCTCAGGATCACTTATAGGTCACTCTTTTACAATTAGTTGCGCCAATACCATGTACTTtcatggaaatattgatttctctgTGATATGTAACCACACAGTAACTACTCATTTAAAACGGTAACTCTGACCATGTGGAAACTCTTTGTACATTTTATCCAACTGTATGCTGGAGAAAGTACATAGTATGTAAGTGCATATCACATTGATATTCATATCTTTAGATCATATTTTGTCAGACTGTAGTATCTGCTCAAATTAAGCAGTCAGCCTTCCATTCCCATATTGACGCCTCAATAAACAATACCAATAGCGGACATAA of Salmo salar chromosome ssa01, Ssal_v3.1, whole genome shotgun sequence contains these proteins:
- the LOC106595751 gene encoding zinc-binding protein A33, translating into MADSFSLLEEDLSCSVCCEIFREPVILSCSHSFCRACLEESWSKGGTQDCPVCRRRSSRDQPPPNLGLRHACETLLREREPKDTPGPAKEPIEESAEESAKNATEGMVEEATGGLSQSENTSHRGPQGVCSLHSQKLQLFCLEDECLVCVECVLEHADHSFCSVGKAAGQRREGLRPQLKTLQEKMAAFNEAELTCDKMAAHIRVQTQRAERQIKEEFEKLHCFLREEEVERLAALKEEEEEKNKRIKERVDEISVIMSSLSDTIMAVEEKLAVDDVSFLQSYKTTMERTQSVPEDPQLGSRALINLAKHLGNLSFQVWEKMQKAVKYTPVVLDPNTAHPSFYLSEDLTSLRCEDKLQSLPDNPERFDIYRDILGSEGFTSGTHFWDVEVGESDDWRVGVASESVSRKPETDKESGLWAVGACNGEPYNMKKKTQRIRVSWDKCEVSFFGLSPYIHKLKTIQHKCTERMYPHFYLHDAQTLQILPGNISLKVENHTV